The Stutzerimonas stutzeri genome segment ATCGTCGGCGGCTTCTGGGAGGTGCTGTTCGCCTCCATCCGCAAGCATGAGGTCAACGAAGGCTTCTTCGTCACCTCCGTGCTGTTCGCGCTCACGCTGCCGCCGAGCATTCCGCTGTGGCAGGTCGCGCTGGGCATCAGCTTCGGTATCGTGATCGGCAAGGAAATCTTCGGTGGTACCGGGAAGAACTTCCTCAATCCGGCACTGACTGGCCGTGCATTCCTGTTCTTCGCCTACCCGGCGCAGATGTCCGGCGATGCGGTCTGGACAGCGGTCGATGGTTTTGCCGGCGCAACGGCGCTCAGCCTGAGCTTCGCTGGCGGGATGGAAAACGTGATTGCCAGCGGCATTACCTGGATGGACGCCTTCCTGGGCACCATTCACGGCTCGATCGGTGAGACCAGTACGCTGGCCATCTTCATCGGCGGCGCCGTATTGCTGATGACCAAGATCGCTTCCTGGCGCATCGTTTCAGGCGTGATGGTCGGCATGATCGCGCTCAGCTCGTTGTTCAATCTGATCGGCTCCGATTCCAACGCAATGTTCGCCATGCCGTGGTACTGGCACATGGTGGTGGGTGGGTTTGCCTTTGGCCTGATCTTCATGGCGACCGATCCGGTTTCCGCGTCGATGACCAATTCGGGCAAATGGGCTTTCGGCATCTTGATAGGCGTGATGGTGGTACTCATCCGGGTGGTGAACCCGGCGTTCCCGGAGGGCATGATGTTGGCCATTCTGTTCGCCAACCTGTGCGCACCGTTGATTGACCACTTCGTCATCCAGGCCAATATCAAGCGGAGGCTGGCACGTAATGTCTAGTCAAAAAGAATCCACCGTTCGCACG includes the following:
- a CDS encoding NADH:ubiquinone reductase (Na(+)-transporting) subunit B; the protein is MGIREFLDKIEHNFEKGGKYEKWYALYEAADTFLYRPGSVTKTTAHVRDGIDLKRMMITVWLCTFPAMFFGMWNTGYQANLIYAQSPDLLAAQEGWRMALISALAGFDPNSLWDNFIQGAAYFIPVYAVTFIVGGFWEVLFASIRKHEVNEGFFVTSVLFALTLPPSIPLWQVALGISFGIVIGKEIFGGTGKNFLNPALTGRAFLFFAYPAQMSGDAVWTAVDGFAGATALSLSFAGGMENVIASGITWMDAFLGTIHGSIGETSTLAIFIGGAVLLMTKIASWRIVSGVMVGMIALSSLFNLIGSDSNAMFAMPWYWHMVVGGFAFGLIFMATDPVSASMTNSGKWAFGILIGVMVVLIRVVNPAFPEGMMLAILFANLCAPLIDHFVIQANIKRRLARNV